GATAACAAAGAGATTTGCCACCGCCGGTCGGCATTAAAACAAATACATCTTCACCTTTGAGTAAGGTTTTAATAATTGTTTCCTGATGACCTTTAAATGTTGAAAAACCGAAATATTTTTTGAGTTCCTTTGATAAATCGGTGGGTATTGTATTCATTTTTAAGTTATAATTTTATGATGCAGCCTCTGGAGATCAGTATTCGCTGCCGAAAATTCAGATTTTAATTTTTGATATAAATTTGTTTCCTAAATTTGCATAATAATCAAAGTTAAAAAATTAAAATCAAATTTGAAATTTTTGAAATTTAATTTTAAACTGTAAGTCTTTAAATTTATTTCAATTAAAAAGGTGATTCGCTAATTTACCTAATTTAAAAGTAATGAGTTTAAAGTTGCCCAAAATTCACAAATGTTTGCGTGGAAAAACGTAATATAATGGTTATCAGAACTCTATGAACAATCAGCAAATCCTTCAGCACGCGAAAGAAGCACTTTCCATCGAAATTACAGAACTTAGTCATTTACGAGATCGCCTCGACGATCGGTTTGTAAAAGCGGTAGAAATTATTAATTCTACCAAAGGAAAATTAATCATTGTAGGTATTGGAAAGTCCGCACATGTAGGAAATAAAATGGTGGCAACTTTAAATTCGACGGGAACTCCATCACAATTTTTGCACGCTTCAGAAGCAATTCATGGTGACCTGGGCGTGATTCAGAAGACTGATGTGATCTTATGTATCTCTAATTCCGGGAATTCACCGGAGATCGTAACGCTGCTTCCTTTTCTAAAAGATTATTCTTCGGCCCTCATTGGCATGACTGGAAATATGAAAAGTAAACTTGCAGAATTTTCAGATGTGGTCCTGGATACTTTTGTAGAAAAAGAAGCCTGTCCTATTAAATTAGCACCAACCAGTTCTACTACCGTTCAAATGGCACTGGGTGATGCGTTGGCTGTGTGTCTAATGGAATTGAACAGTTTTCAACAGAAAGATTTTGCGAAATTTCATCCTGGTGGAAGTTTAGGTAAAAACCTGACCGCAAAAGTTGATCAGTTCCTTTCATCACAAAAGCCTCAGGTTTCGGAAGATTCTACTTTGCGGGACATTATCATTTCCATAAGCAGTTCTACCCATGGAATTACGGTTGTAACAAATGGTGATGAAATTACGGGCGTAATTACAGACGGAGATTTACGACGTATGTTGATGAGTGAGCTGGATCTTTCTTCTTTCATTGCCAAAGATATTATGAGTAAAAACCCCAAAAGTATTGATAAAAACGCTCTGGCCAAAGAGGCGATGCAAATTTTAAAAGACAAAAATATTGGGCAGTTAATCGTAACGGATCAGGGTAAATATTACGGGATTATCGATATACACCGCTTGCTTGACGAGGGAATTAATTAAAATTTTCCTGTTAGATCATTTATTTAAGGAAGAAGATAATTGTTTAAATTAAAAAAACAATTAAACGTTTTTCGTATATATTTAATTAATTTCGCATCTTTAATAGAATTTGGTTGTTTAAAAAACACCAACATTATCAAAAACTTAAACTAAAATTTTTGTGAGCGAACAAAAGGAAATGTCTTTCTGGGGACACATTACTGAATTGAGAGGACATATGATTCGTTCTTTGATCGCAATTGTGGTTTGTGCGATCGTAGTTGGATTCAATGTTAACTGGATCATGGATAATATATTTTTTGGGCCTACCCGTAACGATTTTTACACATTTCGGGTCGTAAACCATTTCTCCCGGGAATTGATCGGGCATGACAGCATTACGCTGCCGGGAAATTTTGCAGTTCAGCAAAAAAAGCTTTTTGAACAGTTTAATGTGATGATGGCTGTTTCTATTTTCGGTGGAATTGTCGCTGCATTTCCCTATTTAATTTGGGAATTATGGCGTTTTATTTCCCCCGCTCTTCATCCAAAAGAAAGAAAAAATTCAGTTTTTGTTATTAATTTTATCTGGATTCTTTTTCTTCTCGGTATTTTATGTGGGTACTTTTTAATCCTTCCTTTTGCAATTAATTTCAGTCTATTATTTAAAGTTTCAGATACTATTGTACAGTTATTTGATCTTACCGACTACACGACCTTATTCATGCAAATTGTCTTAGGAATGGGTGTCGTATTTCTATTTCCGGTACTCGTTTATTTTACCACCTCGCTCGGAATTCTTACGCCAAAATTTATGCGCACGTATCGCCGCCACGCTATTGTATTAATTATGGTCGTGGCTGCAATCATTACTCCGGCCGATGTTTTAAGTATGATGATGGCGGCACTTCCGCTGCTTTTATTGTATGAATTCAGTATTTTAATGTGTGCCTATACCTTTAAAAAAGTAGAGAAAAGAACACTGGAAGAACAACGTATTACTCCTCAATAAATTGAAAGCACGTGTAAAAGCGTGCTTTTTTCTTATACAGAAGCTGAAGCAAATCAACGCTCTATTTTTAAAAATTTTCAACACATCATTTTTTATTTTTATTAATAATAAGGAGTTTCATTAGTTAATAATGATTTAAAAATAGAGCGTTGATTACATTTCCACTTCTTTAATTTTGATAATATTTATTACACCTAACAGGAAAAGCTTTCGTCAATAGTTTTATAAAATGAAGCTTCTTATTAATAACCGATGTCTATATTTAAAAAAATCATGATCTCATTCCTTCTCATTACTGCAGTTTTTGCGGGTGCGGTATTCCTTTTTCTTCAACATCCCACTTTTGGAAAAGCTCCGGTCGGGAAGCGTTTGGAACGAATAAAAAAATCTCCGCACTACAAAAAGGATATGTTTGATAATATCAATTATACGCCTCAACTGGCTGAAGATGCCTCAATGCCGAAAGTCATGTTTCGTTTTCTTTTTGGTAAAAATAAATTTGCTAAACCAGCGCAGAAATTCAATCTTAATAAAACCAATTTAAGGAATTTAGATCCCAATGAGGACATTTATGTATGGATGGGACATTCTTCTTATTTCATACAAATTGAGGGTAAAAAAATTCTGGTTGATCCTGTTTTCAGTGGCAACGCTTCCCCTGTTTCTTTTACAACAAAAGCCTTTGAAGGATCAGATCTCTATTCTACCGATGACATTCCCGACCTTGATTATCTAATCATCACACATGATCATTGGGATCATCTGGATTATAAAACCGTAAAAAAACTAAATCCAAAAGTGAAAACGGTTATTACGGGATTAGGAACGGGCGAACATTTGGAATATTGGAAATACGATCCAAAAAAAATCATCGAACTGGATTGGGGTGAATCTTTTAATTTAGGAAACGGTTTTAAGGTTTACGCAGAAACAGCCAGACATTTTTCGGGTCGTACGATGAAGAGAAATCAGGCGATTTGGGCAAGTTTTGTTTTCGAAACTCCACAACGAAAAATTTATCTTGGTGGTGATTCCGGTTTTGATGATCATTTTGAAAAGATCGGTAAAAAACATGGCGGTTTTGATCTGGCAATTTTAGAACTTGGACAATATAATAAGGATTGGCGCTATATTCATATGATGCCCGAAGAATTTTTGGTTGCAGCAAAAAACCTGAAAGCTGACCATATTATACCTGTTCATAATTCTAAATTTGAACTCGCTTTGCATGGCTGGAAGGAACCGCTTGAAAAAATTTCGATTCTCAATGAAAAAGAAAATTTGCGTTTAATTACTCCAAAAATTGGGGAAAAAGTAAATTGGAATGATGACGGAAAAGTTTACGAAAAATGGTGGGAATCGTACGAATAGTCTTTCCATAAATCTCAAAAATGCTTTTAAAGGAAGAACTTCCGAAATATTTAAATTTCACTTCTTTAAGATATAAATCAGTAATTTTGAGGAACTAAATAATTAATATACTGATTTAAAAATTTAGAAATATGAAAAAAACATTACAAATTGCAAATGGTTTCTTTTTATTGTTTACCATCATTTTTAATTATTTAAGCAACACAGGAATTTTTAACGGGAAAACAATTGCGAATGTTTCTAACCAGTACCATAATTTATTTACGCCGGCAGGATACGCATTTTCTATCTGGGGTCTTATTTATTTACTCTTAATTGGGTTCGTTTTTTATACCGGCAGAAGTTTATTCAGTCCCTCTAAAAGTGAAGCAGATGGATTTGTAGAAGAAATCGGCTGGTGGTTTGTCGTTTCATGTCTTTCCAAC
This DNA window, taken from Kaistella carnis, encodes the following:
- a CDS encoding MBL fold metallo-hydrolase, yielding MISFLLITAVFAGAVFLFLQHPTFGKAPVGKRLERIKKSPHYKKDMFDNINYTPQLAEDASMPKVMFRFLFGKNKFAKPAQKFNLNKTNLRNLDPNEDIYVWMGHSSYFIQIEGKKILVDPVFSGNASPVSFTTKAFEGSDLYSTDDIPDLDYLIITHDHWDHLDYKTVKKLNPKVKTVITGLGTGEHLEYWKYDPKKIIELDWGESFNLGNGFKVYAETARHFSGRTMKRNQAIWASFVFETPQRKIYLGGDSGFDDHFEKIGKKHGGFDLAILELGQYNKDWRYIHMMPEEFLVAAKNLKADHIIPVHNSKFELALHGWKEPLEKISILNEKENLRLITPKIGEKVNWNDDGKVYEKWWESYE
- the tatC gene encoding twin-arginine translocase subunit TatC is translated as MSEQKEMSFWGHITELRGHMIRSLIAIVVCAIVVGFNVNWIMDNIFFGPTRNDFYTFRVVNHFSRELIGHDSITLPGNFAVQQKKLFEQFNVMMAVSIFGGIVAAFPYLIWELWRFISPALHPKERKNSVFVINFIWILFLLGILCGYFLILPFAINFSLLFKVSDTIVQLFDLTDYTTLFMQIVLGMGVVFLFPVLVYFTTSLGILTPKFMRTYRRHAIVLIMVVAAIITPADVLSMMMAALPLLLLYEFSILMCAYTFKKVEKRTLEEQRITPQ
- a CDS encoding KpsF/GutQ family sugar-phosphate isomerase, producing the protein MNNQQILQHAKEALSIEITELSHLRDRLDDRFVKAVEIINSTKGKLIIVGIGKSAHVGNKMVATLNSTGTPSQFLHASEAIHGDLGVIQKTDVILCISNSGNSPEIVTLLPFLKDYSSALIGMTGNMKSKLAEFSDVVLDTFVEKEACPIKLAPTSSTTVQMALGDALAVCLMELNSFQQKDFAKFHPGGSLGKNLTAKVDQFLSSQKPQVSEDSTLRDIIISISSSTHGITVVTNGDEITGVITDGDLRRMLMSELDLSSFIAKDIMSKNPKSIDKNALAKEAMQILKDKNIGQLIVTDQGKYYGIIDIHRLLDEGIN